Proteins encoded by one window of Psychromonas sp. L1A2:
- the rplL gene encoding 50S ribosomal protein L7/L12: MSLTKDQIIDAVAELSVMEVVELIEAMEEKFGVSAAVAAAGPAAAGEAAAEQTEFNLVLTAFGENKVKAIKAVRAITGLGLKEAKEAVESCPAVLKEGISKDEAEAFQKELAEIGATAELK, translated from the coding sequence ATGTCTCTTACTAAAGACCAAATCATTGATGCTGTTGCAGAACTATCTGTAATGGAAGTTGTTGAACTAATCGAAGCAATGGAAGAAAAATTCGGCGTATCTGCTGCTGTTGCTGCTGCCGGTCCTGCTGCTGCAGGCGAAGCTGCTGCTGAGCAAACTGAATTCAACCTAGTACTTACTGCTTTCGGTGAGAACAAAGTTAAAGCAATCAAAGCTGTACGTGCTATCACAGGTCTAGGCCTTAAAGAAGCTAAAGAAGCTGTTGAATCTTGTCCTGCTGTTCTTAAAGAAGGCATTTCTAAAGACGAAGCTGAAGCTTTCCAAAAAGAGCTTGCTGAAATCGGTGCAACTGCTGAACTTAAATAA
- the rplJ gene encoding 50S ribosomal protein L10, with amino-acid sequence MALRLEDKQAIVAEVNEAAKGALSAVTADSRGVTVGAMTELRAKARANGVFLRVIRNTLARRAVEGTDFACLADTFTGPTILAFSNEHPGAAARLLKDFAKANESFEIKGLAFEGEFIEAAQIDRLATLPTYDEAIAKLMATIKEAAAGKLVRTLAAIRDQKEESAA; translated from the coding sequence ATGGCATTAAGACTCGAAGACAAACAAGCTATTGTTGCTGAAGTCAACGAAGCTGCTAAAGGCGCTCTGTCTGCTGTAACTGCCGATTCACGCGGTGTAACAGTAGGTGCAATGACTGAACTTCGTGCAAAAGCACGTGCAAACGGTGTATTTTTACGAGTTATTCGTAACACACTAGCACGTCGTGCAGTTGAAGGTACTGACTTTGCATGTCTGGCAGATACGTTTACAGGTCCTACTATCCTTGCTTTTTCAAACGAACATCCAGGTGCAGCAGCACGTCTTTTAAAAGACTTTGCTAAAGCTAATGAATCGTTTGAAATTAAAGGGCTAGCATTTGAGGGTGAATTCATTGAAGCCGCTCAAATCGACCGTTTAGCGACATTACCAACATACGACGAAGCAATTGCGAAACTGATGGCTACTATCAAAGAAGCTGCAGCGGGCAAACTTGTACGTACTCTGGCTGCTATTCGCGACCAGAAAGAAGAATCTGCAGCGTAA
- the rplA gene encoding 50S ribosomal protein L1, whose amino-acid sequence MAKLSKRMTAIRAEVDATKEYDINEAVALLQKFATAKFSESIDVAVNLGVDPRRSDQNVRGATVLPHGTGREVRVAVFTQGANAEAALAAGADIVGMDDLAAKVKAGEMDFDVVIASPDAMRVVGQLGQILGPRGLMPNPKVGTVTPNVAEAVKNAKAGQVRYRNDKNGIIHSTIGKATFTAEQIKENLEALIIALKKAKPSGAKGQFIKKVSLSTTMGAGLKVDQATLVTVVA is encoded by the coding sequence ATGGCTAAATTATCTAAACGCATGACAGCTATACGCGCTGAAGTTGACGCAACTAAAGAATACGATATCAATGAAGCAGTAGCACTTTTACAAAAGTTCGCGACAGCTAAATTCAGCGAAAGCATTGATGTTGCCGTTAACCTAGGTGTTGATCCTCGTCGTAGTGATCAAAACGTACGTGGCGCAACTGTATTACCACACGGTACTGGACGTGAAGTTCGTGTTGCTGTATTTACACAAGGCGCTAACGCAGAAGCTGCTCTAGCTGCTGGTGCGGATATCGTTGGTATGGACGATCTTGCTGCTAAAGTTAAAGCTGGCGAAATGGACTTTGACGTTGTAATTGCATCACCAGACGCTATGCGTGTTGTTGGTCAATTAGGTCAAATCTTAGGTCCACGTGGTCTAATGCCTAACCCGAAAGTTGGTACTGTTACACCTAACGTTGCTGAAGCAGTTAAAAATGCTAAAGCGGGTCAGGTTCGTTACCGTAACGACAAGAATGGTATTATCCATTCTACAATCGGTAAAGCGACATTTACTGCTGAACAAATTAAAGAAAACCTAGAAGCTTTGATTATTGCTCTTAAAAAAGCAAAACCATCTGGCGCTAAAGGTCAATTTATCAAGAAAGTTTCTCTATCTACAACTATGGGTGCAGGTCTGAAAGTTGACCAAGCAACTCTAGTTACTGTAGTAGCGTAA
- the rplK gene encoding 50S ribosomal protein L11 produces MAKKVTAYIKLQVSAGMANPSPPVGPALGQHGVNIMEFCKAFNAKTEAQEKGAPVPVVITVYADRSFTFETKTPPASYLLKKAAGIKSGSAVPNKDKVGKVTVAQLEEIAKAKEVDLTGADLEAMVRCIAGSARSMGLEVEG; encoded by the coding sequence ATGGCTAAGAAAGTAACCGCATATATCAAGCTGCAAGTTTCAGCTGGTATGGCAAACCCGTCACCACCAGTTGGTCCTGCACTTGGTCAACACGGTGTTAACATCATGGAATTCTGTAAAGCATTCAATGCAAAAACAGAAGCTCAAGAAAAAGGCGCGCCAGTTCCTGTAGTAATTACAGTATATGCTGACCGTTCTTTTACATTCGAAACTAAGACTCCACCTGCATCTTACTTACTTAAGAAAGCTGCTGGCATCAAATCTGGTTCTGCTGTACCTAATAAAGACAAAGTAGGTAAAGTAACAGTTGCTCAACTTGAAGAAATCGCTAAAGCGAAAGAAGTTGATTTAACGGGTGCCGATCTTGAAGCGATGGTACGTTGTATTGCGGGTTCTGCTCGTTCTATGGGTCTGGAAGTAGAGGGTTAA
- the nusG gene encoding transcription termination/antitermination protein NusG — translation MTEEVQKKRWYVVQAFSGYEGRVQKTLLEHIRLNEMEEHFGEILVPTEEVVEMRAGQKRKSERKFFPGYVLVEMAMNDDSWHLVKSIDRVMGFIGGTKERPAPISQKEVDNILNRLQESHDTPRPRTLFEAGEMVRVTDGPFADFSGTVEEVDYDKSRLKVSVSIFGRATPVELEFSQVEKD, via the coding sequence ATGACTGAAGAAGTTCAAAAAAAGAGATGGTATGTCGTTCAAGCCTTTTCTGGCTATGAAGGCCGTGTTCAAAAAACATTGTTAGAGCACATCCGTTTAAATGAAATGGAAGAGCACTTTGGCGAAATCTTAGTACCTACTGAAGAAGTTGTTGAAATGCGCGCTGGACAAAAACGTAAGAGTGAACGTAAGTTCTTCCCTGGTTACGTTTTAGTTGAAATGGCTATGAATGATGATAGCTGGCATTTAGTTAAAAGTATTGACCGTGTTATGGGCTTTATTGGCGGCACTAAAGAACGTCCAGCTCCTATCTCTCAAAAAGAAGTGGATAACATTCTTAACCGTTTACAAGAGTCTCACGATACACCACGTCCTCGTACATTGTTTGAAGCGGGTGAAATGGTTCGTGTTACTGATGGTCCATTTGCAGACTTCTCTGGTACTGTTGAAGAAGTTGACTACGATAAGAGCCGCTTAAAAGTATCGGTTTCTATCTTTGGTCGTGCAACGCCAGTTGAACTTGAGTTCTCTCAGGTTGAAAAAGACTAG